From Thalassoglobus sp. JC818, the proteins below share one genomic window:
- a CDS encoding thiazole synthase, whose translation MTTSVEKLDQPLKIGTHQLGSRLIVGTGKYETFELMQQCLAASEADVITVAVRRERLVDADGRNILDFIDLNRYTILPNTAGCFQADDAIRVARLGREILEGLENPGADWVKLEVLGDKKTLLPDPVATLEATEKLVADGFQVLCYTTDDPITAKRLKDAGATSVMPAGSPIGSGQGILNPNNLKICLEYLKENDPDYPVIIDAGVGTASDVAVAMELGCDGVLLNTGIASARNPLLMADAMRHACLAGRMAYHAGRIPKKLYATASSPETGTIVD comes from the coding sequence ATGACAACGTCCGTTGAAAAGCTCGACCAACCCCTGAAGATCGGCACCCATCAACTCGGGTCGAGGTTGATCGTGGGAACTGGGAAGTACGAGACATTCGAGTTGATGCAGCAGTGTCTGGCTGCGAGTGAAGCGGACGTCATCACGGTCGCGGTTCGGCGAGAACGTCTCGTTGATGCTGACGGTCGCAATATTCTCGATTTCATTGATCTCAATCGCTACACGATTCTCCCGAACACCGCCGGTTGTTTTCAGGCTGACGACGCGATTCGTGTTGCTCGCCTGGGCCGAGAGATTCTGGAAGGGCTGGAGAATCCCGGCGCGGACTGGGTCAAACTTGAAGTTCTAGGAGACAAAAAGACCCTGCTTCCGGACCCGGTTGCAACTCTGGAGGCGACCGAGAAACTCGTCGCAGACGGATTTCAGGTGTTGTGTTACACGACTGACGATCCAATCACAGCGAAGCGACTCAAAGACGCTGGAGCAACTTCTGTGATGCCTGCCGGCAGCCCGATTGGAAGTGGGCAGGGGATCTTGAATCCTAACAACCTGAAGATCTGCCTAGAGTACCTTAAGGAGAACGACCCGGACTATCCTGTGATCATCGACGCGGGAGTCGGGACAGCGAGTGATGTCGCTGTGGCGATGGAACTCGGATGCGATGGCGTACTCTTGAATACCGGCATTGCCAGCGCTCGCAATCCGCTATTAATGGCTGATGCGATGCGGCACGCCTGCCTAGCAGGACGAATGGCCTACCACGCAGGGCGAATTCCGAAAAAACTTTACGCAACCGCTTCCAGTCCCGAAACAGGAACGATCGTCGACTAG
- a CDS encoding DUF1559 domain-containing protein: protein MELSPTGRMVFRLRGFTLIELLVVMAVVGTLVAMLLPAVQQARESARRMQCKNNLKQIGLAMHNYDETFELLPPTASGISRADTAFVAILPFLEQANLFAKFEEGGASRTEARKQTVSVYICPSDSIPGACQYLPASSYALSTGSMYYRRNDNNGAIVDYFNYVYGALGRPVVVKPTSIASVNNRDGTSNTFLVGELAHKLTNFADTGSGSQGAWTTWHTSYPQAFSTGSTAGQFNVNTLSDPYDFNSWETFRSYHPGGVNFVLCDGSVKSIATEIDAAILDRLANRKDGEVVGEF, encoded by the coding sequence ATGGAGTTAAGTCCCACAGGTCGAATGGTCTTCCGATTGAGAGGTTTTACTCTCATTGAGTTACTGGTTGTCATGGCAGTGGTCGGAACGCTTGTGGCTATGCTCCTTCCAGCGGTGCAGCAGGCACGTGAATCGGCTCGTCGAATGCAGTGCAAGAATAATTTAAAGCAAATTGGTCTGGCCATGCACAACTATGATGAGACATTCGAGCTTCTGCCGCCGACAGCATCTGGAATTTCACGGGCCGATACGGCATTCGTCGCGATCTTGCCTTTTCTTGAACAGGCCAATCTGTTTGCGAAGTTCGAAGAGGGCGGGGCATCGCGGACTGAAGCCCGCAAACAAACCGTTTCGGTCTATATCTGTCCATCGGATTCCATCCCTGGCGCATGTCAGTATTTGCCAGCGAGCAGCTACGCGCTTTCGACAGGTTCAATGTACTACCGTCGAAATGACAACAATGGGGCAATCGTCGATTATTTCAACTATGTTTATGGAGCACTCGGTCGACCGGTGGTTGTTAAACCAACGTCTATCGCTTCGGTTAACAATCGTGATGGGACGTCGAACACATTTCTCGTTGGCGAATTAGCGCACAAATTGACCAACTTTGCAGACACCGGTTCCGGGTCACAAGGGGCCTGGACGACTTGGCATACAAGTTATCCTCAAGCATTTTCCACTGGGTCAACTGCAGGTCAGTTTAATGTCAATACGCTGAGTGATCCTTACGATTTTAATTCGTGGGAGACATTCCGCAGCTATCACCCCGGTGGAGTGAATTTCGTTCTTTGCGACGGTTCAGTGAAATCCATCGCTACAGAAATCGACGCGGCGATCCTCGATCGGCTGGCCAATCGGAAAGATGGAGAAGTTGTCGGCGAATTCTAA
- a CDS encoding pilus assembly protein N-terminal domain-containing protein, whose product MVSIQPKTPSPLEGGGAIGDRGINVFLAKDRFGRYGQVVGQQERHRMSTRFQEKPLSKSVQEPFKVRGLTFVAVMACACGALCNLSAYAQSPHSGKHIDSSQIRQVQATYDARRALDPRIQSMPRSERRLEVIEGRSQLVITERRIRRIAWSDPRIIDVVQFSENEISILGLELGTTDLWFWFEEADGETSSQPLMYTVTTIRDPSLDENRRIEFGRIERKLALLYPNSKVYLIPMSQKIIVRGQARDSGEAAKILNIIRDEVILQDDGFLGVLGQANVGTVTNNGLNSDDLNDYLSSVIIDELEVPGDFQVSIRVRIAELSRSQLRRLGIDWRVIFDNGAQRITQTLSNGIPTLTGIFEAGDISVIVDALASNGSARVLEDARLVTMSGEPAAFLSGGEFAVPTVVGIGGAQGQQTSFRGFGTSIIATPTIIDNDLIRMQIVPELSKINDSNSVGGIPGLDVRRVQTRVELREGQTIVLGGLFSRREQAEVSRIPLLGELPVLGNYLFNAKQATEDENEVLIIVTPEIVRPMDPDQVPPLPGWYVTHPNDHDLYKYNRIEGNPDMGNYEVLPYGNGQGYGQDVGYNFYQPTPHSPSQQYRPEQAPTNSEPVEIPVPPTSGPTTFRPIAPGPSGHTLPGMAPISTGANSQYRSSTNR is encoded by the coding sequence ATGGTGTCGATACAACCGAAGACTCCTTCCCCACTCGAAGGGGGCGGAGCGATCGGCGATCGAGGAATCAACGTGTTCCTCGCGAAGGACCGATTCGGCCGATACGGACAAGTTGTCGGGCAACAGGAGCGACATCGGATGTCGACACGATTCCAGGAAAAACCTCTTTCGAAGAGCGTGCAGGAACCGTTCAAAGTACGCGGGTTGACATTCGTGGCGGTCATGGCGTGCGCCTGCGGAGCGCTTTGTAATCTGTCGGCGTATGCGCAATCGCCTCACAGCGGAAAGCACATCGATTCCTCACAGATTCGCCAAGTGCAGGCAACCTACGATGCCCGCCGTGCACTCGATCCACGAATCCAGTCAATGCCCCGATCGGAACGCCGACTGGAAGTCATCGAAGGCCGAAGCCAGTTGGTTATTACTGAGCGGAGAATTCGACGCATCGCGTGGTCTGATCCACGCATCATCGACGTCGTCCAGTTCAGCGAGAATGAAATCTCGATCCTCGGATTGGAACTCGGCACGACCGATCTCTGGTTCTGGTTCGAAGAAGCTGATGGCGAAACCAGTTCGCAACCGCTCATGTATACAGTAACCACAATTCGTGATCCGAGTCTCGATGAGAATCGCCGCATTGAATTCGGACGAATCGAAAGAAAGCTGGCACTGCTTTATCCCAACAGCAAGGTCTATCTGATTCCCATGTCTCAGAAGATCATCGTCCGTGGTCAGGCCCGTGACTCGGGTGAAGCAGCGAAGATTCTGAACATCATTCGCGATGAAGTGATTCTTCAGGACGACGGATTTCTGGGTGTCCTCGGTCAGGCAAACGTCGGCACCGTGACAAACAACGGTCTGAATTCAGACGACCTCAACGATTATCTCTCTTCAGTCATTATTGACGAGCTCGAAGTCCCCGGAGACTTTCAGGTTTCCATTCGAGTTCGAATCGCGGAGCTGAGCCGATCGCAATTAAGGCGATTGGGAATCGACTGGCGAGTCATCTTCGACAACGGAGCCCAGCGCATCACGCAAACTCTGTCGAATGGGATTCCCACTCTGACTGGGATTTTCGAAGCGGGGGATATCTCCGTCATCGTTGATGCTCTGGCTTCCAACGGTTCAGCGCGTGTTCTAGAAGATGCACGACTCGTCACAATGAGCGGCGAGCCAGCAGCCTTTCTCTCCGGTGGAGAGTTCGCCGTTCCAACAGTCGTTGGGATTGGTGGAGCCCAGGGTCAGCAGACAAGTTTTCGTGGTTTCGGAACATCGATCATCGCGACGCCAACCATCATCGACAACGATTTGATCCGCATGCAGATCGTTCCCGAACTGAGCAAGATCAACGACAGCAACTCCGTCGGTGGAATTCCCGGATTGGATGTCCGTCGCGTTCAAACGCGAGTTGAATTGCGTGAAGGACAAACGATTGTGCTGGGCGGATTGTTTTCGCGAAGAGAACAAGCTGAGGTGTCACGAATTCCCTTGCTGGGCGAACTCCCGGTCCTCGGGAACTATCTGTTTAATGCCAAGCAGGCAACAGAAGACGAGAACGAAGTGCTCATCATCGTGACACCGGAAATCGTCAGGCCGATGGACCCGGATCAGGTTCCACCGTTGCCAGGTTGGTATGTGACTCATCCCAACGATCACGATCTGTACAAATACAACCGGATCGAAGGAAATCCTGACATGGGGAACTATGAGGTTCTCCCTTACGGGAACGGTCAAGGCTACGGGCAGGACGTGGGATACAACTTCTACCAACCAACGCCGCATTCTCCGTCGCAGCAGTACCGACCAGAACAAGCTCCGACGAATTCGGAACCTGTAGAAATTCCGGTTCCACCCACCAGTGGGCCGACCACTTTCCGCCCGATTGCACCCGGTCCGTCTGGGCACACCTTGCCAGGGATGGCGCCGATCTCGACGGGAGCCAACAGTCAGTATCGATCGAGCACGAATCGATAG
- a CDS encoding Gfo/Idh/MocA family oxidoreductase, with protein sequence MKNHKQIEVRFLHVKEAFLALAVIVCLTVSSSFVAAEEVIRVGIIGLDTSHAPAFTKVMNDADNPAHVPGCRVVAAYPKGSPDIESSTKRVPQYTQQLQEMGVEIVDSIDELLTRVDAVLLETNDGRPHLEQIRPVLAAGKPVFIDKPIAGSLSDAVSIFKEAQQAGVPIFSSSSLRYLKNGQEVRNGSIGEVTGADTYSPASLEATHPDLFWYGIHGVEALFTVMGTGCEEVVRMKSDDFDVVVGQWDDGRIGTFRGIRRGERGYGGTAFGTKGTQVLGPYQGYGPLVVEIVEFFETGVPPVSARETIEIYAFMEAADESIRQNGKPVRIDDVLQLAGWKDEDFPEESAGTGDSSLDK encoded by the coding sequence ATGAAGAACCACAAGCAAATTGAAGTACGATTTCTGCACGTAAAGGAAGCTTTTCTGGCCTTGGCTGTGATCGTCTGTTTGACGGTCTCAAGCTCATTCGTTGCTGCTGAAGAAGTGATTCGGGTGGGGATCATTGGCCTCGACACATCACATGCTCCGGCGTTCACAAAAGTCATGAACGATGCGGACAACCCAGCTCATGTCCCGGGTTGTCGCGTTGTTGCTGCTTATCCCAAAGGCAGCCCGGATATCGAATCGAGCACGAAACGCGTTCCCCAATACACCCAACAGCTTCAGGAAATGGGAGTTGAGATCGTCGACTCAATCGATGAGTTGCTAACACGTGTTGATGCTGTGTTGTTGGAAACTAACGACGGTCGTCCGCATCTCGAACAGATTCGTCCCGTCCTCGCTGCGGGAAAACCGGTTTTCATCGACAAGCCAATCGCTGGTTCACTCTCGGATGCTGTCTCCATTTTCAAGGAAGCTCAGCAAGCAGGTGTCCCAATCTTCTCGTCTTCTTCTCTCCGGTATCTCAAGAACGGCCAGGAAGTCAGAAACGGATCGATCGGCGAAGTGACAGGTGCCGACACTTACAGCCCAGCGTCGCTGGAAGCAACGCATCCTGATCTATTCTGGTACGGGATTCACGGTGTCGAAGCTCTCTTCACCGTTATGGGAACCGGATGTGAAGAAGTCGTGCGAATGAAGTCGGACGATTTTGACGTTGTCGTCGGACAGTGGGACGATGGAAGAATTGGGACCTTTCGCGGAATTCGACGAGGCGAACGCGGGTACGGCGGGACAGCCTTCGGTACTAAAGGCACGCAGGTTCTGGGACCGTATCAGGGATATGGGCCCCTCGTTGTCGAGATTGTCGAGTTCTTCGAAACAGGCGTTCCGCCAGTCAGTGCTCGTGAAACCATCGAAATCTACGCATTCATGGAAGCTGCCGACGAAAGCATCCGCCAGAACGGCAAACCGGTTCGAATTGATGATGTGTTGCAGCTCGCGGGATGGAAGGACGAAGACTTTCCTGAAGAGTCCGCCGGAACCGGCGATTCCTCACTCGACAAGTGA
- a CDS encoding DUF5009 domain-containing protein gives MTSRTSTLMGNRMTYKLKESTPDPKRPDKTVRPQGKAVAEKTSTEAAGRSLARLTSLDAFRGFIMIMLAANGFGIYALSRTEEPSQLWTIIDHETLEKIAFHFEHPPWQSNFVPGSMDAGEGNAWAKWKVSFWDLIQPAFMFMVGMAMPFSYSRRSREGQSRWKMILHALIRAIVLVLLGVFLYSRNESSTHWIFTNVLAQIGLGYFVLFLIFQLSRRWQWASLAAILIVTTCVMQFAPPTGQYVPEMVNASYERGEILAAPYERYSKNWNAFSDFDVWFLNQFPRPEQDDPDEVPFRFNSGGYTTLNFLPSIVTMLLGAMIGQFVMTAPRSAKTFWMLVGAALLCTFLGVIAGATCCPIIKRIWTPAWALFSGGYVIGMLAIFYLVFDVWSLKRLAFPLVVIGMNSIAVYMIGQMLKGWIYREIVTRHFGWLIDSGLDQVARMTDSRFTGAELFNMFEPVIQATSVALVIWLICYWMFRQRIFIRI, from the coding sequence GTGACTTCACGGACATCAACATTGATGGGCAACCGGATGACCTACAAACTTAAAGAGTCGACTCCTGATCCGAAACGTCCCGATAAGACTGTGCGACCGCAAGGGAAAGCGGTTGCCGAAAAAACCTCGACAGAAGCCGCCGGTCGCTCGCTTGCTCGACTGACTTCACTGGATGCGTTTCGCGGTTTCATCATGATCATGCTGGCTGCCAATGGCTTCGGCATTTACGCACTCTCGCGAACCGAAGAACCGAGTCAGTTGTGGACGATCATCGATCACGAAACGCTCGAGAAGATTGCTTTTCATTTTGAGCATCCCCCGTGGCAGAGCAATTTCGTTCCGGGATCGATGGACGCAGGCGAAGGGAATGCCTGGGCGAAATGGAAAGTTTCATTCTGGGATCTGATTCAGCCCGCGTTCATGTTTATGGTCGGCATGGCGATGCCGTTCTCGTATTCTCGTCGATCTCGAGAGGGACAATCTCGCTGGAAGATGATTCTGCACGCGTTGATTCGAGCGATCGTGCTCGTGCTGCTGGGCGTGTTTCTGTATTCCCGAAATGAATCATCGACACATTGGATCTTTACGAACGTTCTGGCGCAGATTGGCCTCGGGTATTTCGTCTTGTTTCTCATCTTCCAGTTGTCGCGTCGTTGGCAATGGGCGTCATTGGCAGCCATTCTCATCGTGACGACATGCGTCATGCAGTTCGCTCCTCCAACCGGTCAGTACGTTCCGGAAATGGTCAACGCGAGCTATGAGCGGGGCGAAATCCTTGCTGCTCCGTACGAACGGTATTCGAAAAACTGGAACGCGTTCTCTGACTTTGATGTCTGGTTTCTGAATCAGTTTCCGCGACCCGAACAAGATGATCCCGATGAGGTTCCCTTCCGATTCAATAGCGGCGGATACACGACTCTGAACTTCTTACCATCGATCGTCACAATGTTGTTGGGCGCGATGATCGGCCAGTTTGTCATGACTGCCCCACGCAGCGCGAAAACATTCTGGATGCTCGTTGGGGCCGCGTTGCTTTGTACGTTCCTCGGTGTTATCGCCGGAGCGACCTGCTGTCCCATCATCAAGCGAATCTGGACTCCTGCCTGGGCACTGTTCAGCGGCGGCTACGTCATTGGGATGCTGGCGATTTTCTATCTCGTCTTTGACGTCTGGTCACTCAAACGGCTGGCATTTCCCCTCGTCGTGATTGGAATGAACTCGATTGCCGTTTACATGATCGGTCAGATGTTGAAGGGCTGGATCTACCGCGAAATTGTGACCCGTCATTTCGGATGGTTGATCGATTCAGGATTGGACCAGGTTGCTCGAATGACTGATTCCAGATTCACTGGCGCTGAACTGTTCAACATGTTCGAGCCCGTGATTCAGGCGACTTCCGTGGCGCTCGTGATTTGGCTGATTTGTTACTGGATGTTCCGTCAAAGAATTTTCATCCGAATTTGA
- a CDS encoding arginyltransferase: MTSPLPEELLRTRETPRTCSYLSNETACLEYRLFRQLRGSQVEFLLSRGWRRFGINFFRPTCSNCTKCVPIRIKVADFQPSKSQRRVKRKNSHITVARASPTVSREHLDLYHRWHEDMTDRRGWAESNSTAEEYASGFLSGHFDCLHELRYFDGSQLVGVGLIDVLPNSLSSAYFYHDPEWRPLAPGTFSLLCEIALAKHIGVEYVYLGYWIEECPSMAYKNRFPPSEILTEFVDDNDEPTWRMISS, encoded by the coding sequence ATGACTTCACCGCTTCCAGAAGAATTGCTGCGAACACGGGAAACGCCGAGAACCTGTTCTTACTTAAGCAATGAAACAGCCTGCCTTGAATACAGACTGTTTCGGCAACTTCGTGGGAGTCAGGTCGAGTTCCTTTTGAGTAGAGGTTGGCGACGCTTCGGGATCAATTTCTTTCGTCCCACATGCTCAAACTGTACGAAGTGCGTTCCGATTCGGATCAAGGTCGCCGACTTTCAACCCAGCAAGAGTCAACGTCGAGTCAAGCGGAAGAACTCGCATATCACCGTTGCAAGAGCTTCACCAACTGTGAGTCGAGAACACCTCGACCTCTACCATCGCTGGCACGAAGACATGACGGATCGTCGCGGCTGGGCGGAATCTAATTCGACTGCTGAAGAATACGCGTCCGGGTTTCTCTCTGGACATTTTGACTGCTTGCATGAGCTCCGGTACTTCGACGGTTCTCAACTTGTCGGAGTCGGGTTGATTGATGTCCTTCCGAATTCGCTATCGAGCGCGTATTTCTACCACGATCCCGAATGGCGGCCGCTTGCGCCAGGAACGTTTTCGCTGCTTTGTGAAATCGCTTTGGCGAAGCATATTGGGGTTGAATACGTCTACCTGGGCTATTGGATCGAAGAATGCCCATCGATGGCCTACAAGAATCGATTCCCCCCTTCGGAGATCCTGACAGAGTTCGTCGACGACAACGATGAACCAACTTGGAGAATGATTTCGAGTTGA
- a CDS encoding glucosamine-6-phosphate isomerase, with protein sequence MDLLTTLDGSMMQGFFPAGWDLARIDGCVDDDPNTISNRQEWWNEKFELIPCETLSDFDTFMGHEIAMTIRRAREAGKQLAMILPVGPMGMYRWAVFFLKEWGVNCDHVHGFNMDEWSDAEGNTLDSSSTGAFQYAMEQAFYGPLGDLTVPKNQRNFATTENLPTYAEKIEKIRSGGGDLAVVFGIGRVCHIAFWEPQFAGEYDSEDDWKAATHRIGAKLHPLTIEQNAITSFKSRTTKVPAFANTIGPGLFLNADHIIGGADGTLARGMQWQGLSLWMTLRHEPTPWIPSTYMPTQPGRLFYLTELAGPLEAECN encoded by the coding sequence ATGGACCTGTTGACAACGCTTGATGGTTCGATGATGCAAGGATTCTTCCCCGCTGGCTGGGATCTTGCGAGGATTGACGGCTGCGTTGATGATGATCCAAACACAATTTCCAATCGTCAGGAGTGGTGGAACGAAAAGTTTGAATTGATTCCGTGCGAAACATTGAGCGATTTCGACACCTTCATGGGACACGAAATCGCGATGACCATTCGTCGAGCGAGGGAAGCTGGCAAACAACTCGCGATGATCCTTCCCGTCGGGCCGATGGGAATGTATCGCTGGGCTGTCTTCTTCCTGAAAGAATGGGGAGTGAACTGCGATCACGTACATGGCTTCAACATGGATGAGTGGAGCGACGCTGAAGGCAACACGCTAGACAGTTCCTCAACAGGAGCGTTTCAATACGCGATGGAACAGGCGTTCTACGGACCGCTCGGAGATTTAACCGTTCCGAAAAACCAGCGGAACTTTGCAACGACTGAGAACCTGCCGACTTATGCGGAGAAGATAGAAAAGATTCGCTCAGGTGGCGGAGATCTCGCCGTCGTGTTCGGAATCGGAAGAGTCTGCCACATCGCGTTCTGGGAACCGCAATTCGCAGGCGAGTATGATTCTGAAGACGATTGGAAGGCAGCGACTCATCGAATTGGAGCCAAGCTGCATCCATTGACGATCGAACAGAATGCGATCACAAGCTTCAAAAGCCGCACAACGAAGGTTCCCGCTTTCGCCAACACCATCGGTCCAGGACTGTTCCTGAATGCTGACCATATTATTGGAGGAGCAGACGGAACACTGGCGCGTGGAATGCAATGGCAGGGATTAAGCCTTTGGATGACGCTTCGCCATGAGCCCACGCCGTGGATTCCATCGACCTATATGCCAACTCAGCCCGGTCGACTCTTCTATCTCACAGAACTGGCTGGCCCACTTGAAGCGGAATGCAACTAG
- a CDS encoding VWA domain-containing protein, protein MMNAWKSSALLASFFAASICSADEAIVRTYDSPYGEDYATVSVRGSSDAALRKNVDHVVLIDTSASQVGEHREMGFEVLENFLTNLPEGHRATVIAVDVTAQPVVNGFGEPASVASAALTALESRFPAGATNLEAGIEAAIEALDDSKSGSIVFIGDGMSAAHLLQPREVQALTSQLVSQQIPVHAFAVGSNTDLQLLGILGQETGGFIMRDEGNAKSMTGEKAGQLLANAATQVVEYPQIATVTGSDVEFIPSRPLPVRSDRETVYLLHGDLNASTSFQLGNESWTLATDRTDGNTFISELWRVGQNDDGLTLGLAGDWMVNLAHESFENQIARMEAEGIAALNGQNYEAAEKIGFDIQNVDPGNVTARELIQRAGELQNTLTVQVDDSGAAPTLGTAPATESSDPLDDRTQPRSEDSITQFEQLRDAATQRLRREVELQVEQARSILNEDPDVAESILNQARGAIKSELNVDAEVRNQLLRLVADELQNTIAQRERIILEISERNRRESELEAQRRLIEFAAERDRQLEQMVDRVRALILEGYHGDPDAFEQAEAVGREVLSAYPGSSLGVAVVFVSEAAGQLDKVARLRALRSDRFLATLYEVEKSSVPFPDEPPIRYPPAEVWWALTEMRDKWKSVDLRHNSPNEQKIYDALEAVTSFEFPGNPLSDVIDYIRLQHGIPIIFDEVELSNEGISTEDEVSLVISGITLRSALKLLLEKLELTYVIEDEVMKITTAFKADETQQTRVYSVGDLVMPIPLPLTGGGGGLGGGLGGGGGGLGGGGGLGGGGGGFGGGGGGLGGGGGGFFSLPAEPVPGKKKPILK, encoded by the coding sequence ATGATGAACGCTTGGAAATCTTCAGCACTATTGGCGAGCTTCTTCGCCGCGAGCATCTGCTCGGCGGACGAAGCGATCGTCAGAACGTATGACTCGCCGTATGGCGAGGATTATGCCACCGTTTCGGTTCGAGGTTCATCGGATGCCGCGCTCCGGAAGAACGTCGACCATGTCGTCCTGATTGATACATCAGCGAGCCAGGTCGGTGAACATCGGGAGATGGGATTCGAAGTTCTTGAGAACTTCCTGACCAATCTTCCCGAAGGCCATCGCGCCACCGTCATTGCTGTCGACGTGACCGCTCAACCGGTTGTGAATGGCTTCGGCGAACCAGCATCCGTCGCCAGCGCAGCTTTGACTGCTCTGGAATCTCGCTTCCCAGCTGGAGCGACCAACCTCGAAGCCGGGATCGAAGCAGCAATCGAGGCACTTGATGACAGCAAGTCCGGATCGATTGTCTTCATCGGGGACGGCATGAGCGCCGCACACTTGCTGCAACCCCGCGAAGTTCAAGCTCTGACATCGCAGCTCGTTTCGCAACAGATTCCGGTTCACGCGTTCGCTGTCGGATCGAACACCGACTTGCAGTTGCTCGGAATTCTCGGTCAAGAGACCGGTGGCTTCATCATGCGAGATGAAGGCAATGCAAAATCAATGACCGGTGAAAAAGCCGGACAGTTGCTCGCCAACGCTGCCACACAAGTTGTGGAATACCCTCAGATCGCAACAGTGACCGGATCGGATGTTGAATTCATCCCATCTCGTCCACTTCCAGTTCGATCAGACCGCGAAACAGTTTATCTCCTGCACGGTGACCTGAATGCTTCAACGTCCTTCCAACTCGGAAACGAGTCATGGACGCTCGCAACTGATCGCACCGACGGTAACACCTTCATCAGCGAACTGTGGCGAGTCGGACAGAACGACGACGGCCTGACACTCGGCCTCGCTGGCGACTGGATGGTGAACCTGGCTCACGAGTCATTCGAGAACCAGATCGCTCGCATGGAAGCCGAAGGCATCGCAGCTCTCAACGGTCAAAACTACGAAGCTGCCGAGAAGATCGGTTTCGACATTCAGAACGTCGATCCTGGAAACGTGACAGCTCGAGAACTGATTCAACGTGCTGGCGAACTGCAAAACACTCTGACCGTTCAAGTCGACGATTCTGGTGCAGCCCCAACACTGGGAACAGCTCCAGCCACCGAATCATCTGATCCACTCGACGATCGAACACAACCACGCAGCGAAGACTCGATCACTCAGTTCGAGCAACTGCGAGATGCTGCAACTCAGCGACTTCGCCGGGAAGTGGAATTGCAGGTTGAACAAGCTCGTTCCATCCTCAACGAAGATCCTGACGTTGCAGAAAGCATTCTCAATCAGGCTCGTGGAGCGATTAAATCAGAACTGAACGTGGACGCTGAAGTTCGCAACCAACTTCTTCGCCTTGTTGCTGACGAACTTCAGAACACAATCGCTCAGCGTGAACGCATCATCCTCGAGATCTCAGAACGAAATCGTCGTGAGTCCGAACTGGAAGCACAGCGACGACTGATCGAGTTCGCCGCAGAACGTGATCGCCAGCTGGAACAGATGGTTGACCGTGTGCGTGCTTTGATTCTCGAAGGATACCACGGAGATCCGGACGCATTCGAACAAGCTGAAGCAGTCGGACGTGAAGTCCTGAGTGCTTACCCAGGCAGCTCACTCGGCGTGGCTGTCGTGTTCGTCTCAGAAGCTGCTGGTCAGCTCGACAAAGTTGCTCGCTTGCGTGCTCTTCGCTCGGACCGATTCCTCGCAACACTTTACGAAGTTGAAAAGTCGAGTGTTCCGTTCCCAGACGAACCACCAATTCGTTATCCACCAGCAGAAGTTTGGTGGGCACTCACAGAAATGCGAGACAAGTGGAAGTCTGTTGACCTACGTCACAACAGCCCGAACGAACAGAAGATCTACGACGCCCTCGAAGCTGTCACAAGCTTTGAATTCCCAGGTAACCCGCTGAGCGACGTGATCGACTACATCCGACTTCAGCACGGAATTCCGATCATCTTCGACGAAGTCGAGTTGAGCAACGAGGGAATTTCAACGGAAGACGAAGTGTCACTCGTGATCTCAGGGATTACTCTGCGATCAGCACTGAAGCTTCTGCTCGAAAAACTCGAACTGACTTACGTCATCGAAGATGAAGTCATGAAGATCACGACTGCCTTCAAAGCAGACGAAACCCAGCAGACTCGCGTGTACTCGGTCGGTGACCTCGTCATGCCAATTCCTCTGCCTCTGACAGGTGGCGGTGGCGGACTCGGCGGTGGTCTCGGTGGAGGCGGCGGCGGACTCGGCGGTGGCGGTGGCCTCGGCGGCGGTGGTGGCGGATTCGGTGGCGGTGGCGGTGGCCTCGGTGGTGGCGGTGGTGGATTCTTCAGTCTGCCAGCGGAACCTGTTCCAGGGAAAAAAAAACCGATTCTGAAGTAG